A genomic window from Babylonia areolata isolate BAREFJ2019XMU chromosome 9, ASM4173473v1, whole genome shotgun sequence includes:
- the LOC143285400 gene encoding CKLF-like MARVEL transmembrane domain-containing protein 4, with product MADSGHSQPGGHEDGDIMYIWKIPIDRAYVKSIIGILKFVIAILSLIAFICCASGRSDNCDDKYSSTYNYYEFVSISCFLTIVFLWFFFVLTLHQRLCFKIIPWQFAELVYLAVYAIFYFIAAIVIAAQSCGKDSNKAASAFGFFTLIAIGGHGFLTFRAWWAGRKQSAAEAAPKASPQYDPDRNMELY from the exons ATGGCGGACAGCGGTCATAGCCAGCCCGGCGGGCATGAGGACGGGGACATCATGTACATATGGAAGATCCCCATTGACCGCGCCTACGTCAAGTCCATCATCGGCATCCTCAAGTTTGTCATCGCA ATTCTGTCGCTCATCGCCTTCATCTGCTGTGCCTCGGGGCGGTCGGACAACTGCGACGACAAGTACTCGTCCACCTACAACTACTACGAGTTTGTGTCCATCTCCTGTTTCCTGACCATCGTCTTCCTATGGTTCTTCTTCGTCCTCACCCTGCACCAGAGGCTGTGCTTCAAGATCATACCCTGGCAGTTTGCG GAGCTGGTGTACCTAGCGGTGTACGCCATCTTTTATTTCATCGCCGCCATTGTCATCGCCGCTCAGTCCTGTGGGAAGGACAGCAACAAGGCTGCATCT gccTTTGGGTTCTTCACATTGATCGCAATCGGTGGCCACGGGTTTCTGACGTTCCGGGCGTGGTGGGCAGGACGTAAGCAATCGGCGGCCGAGGCGGCGCCCAAAGCCTCCCCACAGTACGACCCTGATCGGAACATGGAACTGTACTGA